In Erpetoichthys calabaricus chromosome 11, fErpCal1.3, whole genome shotgun sequence, the DNA window TGTGTATTTGAAGTAGGGTTTGTCATAATAAAATAGTACTACCAATGTTACCCGGATTCACCTAGGAAGTTTCGTAAGACAAGGGATACACGTGACATACTTGTTTGGTCTGTATTCCTGCTGGGCACGTGTTGTGTATGGTTGTGCAAGTTCATATTAAAAGAAGACATTTTACAAAAACGTTTTTCTGGTGACTCATTATTGTTGCCTAAACACACAACATATTACAGGCATTAGTTATAATGCAATCAGGTGtgtcagaagtactatgtaagtaGCTAAGTGCTTTTCAATATATAATTGTTGTGTTTTACAGCAAAGTCAGATAtcattggcaggcagtgtgtttgttgtggttaaggctttggacttcaaaccttgaggtagagggttcaaattctgctactaaCACGTGTGACCAtgagcgagtcacttcacctacctttggttcaattggaaaaacaaaagaaatctcaccgattgtatttcaaatattgtaagtcaccttggataaaggcttcaGTCAAATAATATCATTAGGCCACTGGAGCTgatactcttgaacatgctatatacagTTGTCCATGAGTAAAATATCCCAGCATTATATAAATTCCTGCTTTTCTTAGTGACTTGACTTTTGTCGATGGTCATTACaaaacagttttacaggaaagtgtattatTCTGAATTGAAACAGGTTATCAGTTGGCATATTATGAAAGGTGAGtgtatattatcattatttgattatatatgcaaagcagtgcttgaagtggatataTATTAGTGCAGTTACCCTATGTGTTGCTCTTCAAAGTAATACAATCAGTGTAAGGAAGGAGCATTGAGCAGTAGCTTCAAGTGTCATGACACAATTTCTGCAGCTTCCCCATTAAAAATTCAAGGGCCACTATTTAAAATTGTCACCGGAGTATTTAGGCAACACCATGATTGAAGATTTCGGGGAGGTTTCTCCCTTTATTTAAGTGACACATTTACAGAGTGGTTGGGGGGGAGGGGGCAGACCCCCCCAGTAGTTTTCAGTGGCACAACAGGACACTGGAGTTCGACAGAATGGAACCAAGATGGGAGCCAGTATGCATCTAAGAGTGCTGGTGGTCCACTGCAGAAAAAACAGtgcttgctaaccattgagctttgcaCATTCTTAGAGCTTCATCCAACTTTCTCTCTTCACTTTACAGcataattacatctttttttttttttctgtcctcggGCCTCAGTTATAAATTTTTTCAGTGgattgagtgtgaaaatgtgcatacgcCAAAAAAGATTGAAACATTTAtgcaaaaaaatctaatttataaaTTCTGCCATATGCATATTTATATGCAACTTCTGCAACTTACTCATTATAAatcaatcaccttgtaaatgtgcattcgTGAACACACCTCCTTGCCAATCAGCCTCCTACATAAACAATCACGATGCTGTAAAAGTTTATTGGCTGGTACAGCACTCTTCCTCCTGACTTGTTGGGACGCTGTTACCAGTGTTCAAGAGCATCCGGCAGCGCTCTACAAATGAGTGCACAAGATCACACGCAACATTATAGCACCTCTCGGGGAAGGTGTAAAGTGCCAGCATCATAGCAGGTAGACTGTGTTAACTGGAACATGTAATGCCACAAATACTGACGCAACTAATCGTATAGAACATTTGGAAAACTGAGGTCTGGCAAAGCTAGTTTGCCTCGGAATAAATTAATCCCACTTTACCCAGGTCACAGAGATATGTTTGTCagcctcatcttggcatcacagatgacttttatattaatggaatgtaactgtttatagttaacaaaagctgatttatttttcactagatgcccttattgcaataagAGTGCAGTACTATGATCCGATTAAGTTAAGACAACTAGACATGACTGCAAAATAccttttttatgttggcaaaaatattttgtgtttaatgtatatatccccacaccatatgaaaactggatgtagtgcctcctCCAGTCAGCTAATGACTTTCAGCACatcaggcatgatggagtgaagcttggctgagatattcctgacctatcGGTCAGCTCCCTTATAAGTGACAACATGTAGTCAAAATAAACTAATAACCAAAATGTTTTTCAGTGAAAATAGGCAGCATTGGCTATtgtaaaaggaaactaaaatgcaGTCTGTACATAATAATCAAcacttttcatgtgtttttttttgtcttattataATTCATATCACCTAGTTATTATAACATTATAGTAATGAGAGTGAGTTGCCATTTAGCTGGTGTAGCTATATTTACCTAGTCAAGGtatcaagggtgttgtcattttccagtttttctgaaATGTGTACACAtcggtcagagttgccataaatatgtgCATGTTCCCCTGTCAATTTAATCCCAATGTTTGTGTGAGAAGTTGTGTACGCACAATTCAAGCCTTTTTGTGTGTATATAAGCTTTATAAACAAGAATGCTTTATAAATGAGGATCCAGAACATTGCCCCGTCTTCAGTCATCTGTCCACCCGTTGGCTAGTGGTGCTGTTTGTGTGGCCTGTTGATCGCTTCAGCTCCATTCATCTTGTTCATAAAGCACACTGTCAGAACAGTGTAggaaattaatgtaattaataataataaatattgacaagTAAAACCTTatcaacagtttaaaaaaaaaaaaaagtgtcggatggttttcttttttctataatggtcacaaaatttcaatcaaatcatttttttttcttttgtagggAAGGTTTTACCtctaaacattaatatatgaaaatgtcctttcttagaggACTTTGTTTGGGTTtttctgagtgagtgagtgagtgagccaactttgcattttctttattgagcttctgtgaaAAACAATGTCCCCCTATCTATGTAGTTCCTTACTTCCAGCATAGGCACtgcctgtgttgagtttgtctACACTCCTTGTGTCTGCTTGACTCTGGTTTTCCACTTCACCATACCTGTGCCACCAGAACGGGGGAGGCGAGTGTTAACATCCTGGCTtttttgcttgtgtgtgtgtgtgtgtgtggcttggCCTGAAGTGCACTTTCTTTTGAGCAGAGGGTAGTATTCTCATCCTAACCTACTGGAAAAAAGACAATACCATGAACAAGAGTAGTTTAGGTCTTCTGCAGggttttatttatgaaaatggGGAAATATTAGACTGGTTAAGGGTATACATTTTGCTCATTGTTTACAAATCTATCTAACATGTTTAAGTTATTTTAGTTACTGCAATAAATATTCATTTGTCGTAGCAAAATGAAGCACTTGACATGCTTAAAGGATATGTTCTTGGAAAGGTGTTCAgcacttacatacagtatgttcattgTTTACATAATTTTATAATATAGTTGCtttggacaaatttattttcatgtttcagtTAATGTAGTTTTTAATAACCCCAGATCCAGTTTAAACTACTCCTGGTCAAAGGTTTCAGGCTCAGGAATTTTTAACTCCCGTATGAAAcgtgttttcttttaattaaaatcaatatattGCTTATGTTCTAacaatttcttttaataaaaaagaaaatcactttcttttatgatCAATACAGGGCTACTTTTTTCATTGTCATTTGGAAGGCAAAGAGCTGTGCATAGATTATATGAGGGCAGTGCTGAAAGACCTCGCGTTTTGGTCTTCAGATTTAATCAAACATATGTTTTGAAAAATTATTCATTAATGTGTATTCCTCTTTGATTTAACTAACAGATACCTTTAAGCCTAATATACCTGACATGATCCTTTTAACATTGAGGTGGCCCTGATTGATTTGAAGTCTGATGGAGAAGAGCCGGTGCCCAGTGGAGGAGGGGGATGGGCTGGGCTTGGCAGAATCCAGCACTGGCTTGATAGCTGACACATCAGATGGCACATTGCCTGTATATGATGCTCCAAGCACCCGGCCAACATGGGGAAACAAAATGCAGTACATCCTTGCACAGGTTGGCTTCTCGGTTGGACTTGGCAACGTTTGGCGTTTTCCGTACCTGTGCCATCAGAACGGGGGAGGTGAGTGTTAACATCCCGGCTTTTTTACTTATAAGACAATAGCCTACCTGGAGATGGATGCATGATACACTAGTAGCTGACTTGTGTTTGCTGTTTCACTCTCACTGGTGCCCCTCTTTCCCCAGGAGCTTTCTTGTTGCTGTACTTCTTGCTGTTGGTCATCATTGGAATCCCATTGTTTTTCCTTGAGCTGGCAGCGGGTCAGAGCATTCGTCAGGGCAGCATTGGTGTATGGAAACATATAAGCCCCCGCTTGGCAGGCATCGGATTTGCAAGCTGTGTGGTAAATTGAGCATATTTTGCCCCTTACTACAGTGTAGCCTATGAAGAATATTAGGCCACCTTCCTCTGAAGAGAAAATTTGATGCTTGTCCTGTTTTATTAAGAAACATTTCCTCTAATTATCAAGTGGCTGACAAGTAAACCCACTCATCTTTTCTGTTCCAGGTGTGCTCCTTCGTGGCACTCTACTATAATGTTATTATTGCCTGGAGCCTCTTCTACTTGGGAAACTCCTTCCAGTACTCTCTGCCTTGGGAGTCTTGCCCAAGTATGGCCAACAGCAGTAATCTGGGTAAGtgaaactcaaaacacagttgtGCTCACTTACAACTCCATGTATACTGAGACACTTGCATACCTTTGAACTTATTTACACAAACAACTGTTACCACTCTTGCATATTTGTTCCCTTCATTGTTCATGCTTGCACTCCATCTCACACTTAGACATGTGAGTTGTCTTATTCATGCACAAACATCATTGCTTACTTACCTAAGAATATTTCTGAATAGAAGAGACTATTTAGCTCAACACATGTCTATCTCAAATTACCTAATTCACATTTTGGAGACCTTAGAATTCTATCTTCACTCATACTTGCACACAGGCAGGCTTACCATATTTACACATTAACTGTCCTGTGCACATTCATTTATGTAACACAAAAGGATGTACACATACTCGCTTAAACCTTCATATGTGCACACCTGTCATTCTTTACTGTGTACCTATGTTCTGCCAGCCAATAACTCCCACAGAGTGAACTTTCAGAGCATCTCACAGCACTggagtacagtttattttttattttatttatttttgcctttcagTTCCTGAATGCACCCAGAGCTCACCAACCACATACTTCTGGTACCGCCAGGCCTTGGACATCACAGACTCCATTGAGGATACTGGTTCCTTTAATCCCATCATGATTGGGTGCCTCTTTGCTGCCTGGGTTATTGTCTGCTTGGCCATGATTAAAGGCATTAAGTCTTCTGGAAAGGTTGGCCTGCTGACTTGCCATTAGTGTGCCTGTTTACCTGTCTTGTCAGTACCATCTCTTTTCCTtcgcattaaaaaaaattaattgttgttTCAGGTCAtgtatttcagttcagttttcccCTATGTGGTTCTTTTCTGCTTCCTAGTCAGAGGGCTCCTTTTGGAAGGTGCTGCTGATGGAATTCGCTATATGTTTTATCCACGGGTAAGTACCGCATGAAATTTGTGTTGCTAGAGGTTAACAATCAATCACTCTTTATTATACATGATTATTAGAGGGGATTATTTTTCTAAGAGGCATTAACAATGTTATGTTCCATTATCATGGCCAAGTGAAACTACATGTGACACATAGCTACACCACAACAATTCTCCAGAGTGGCTATATGATAAATTACCCCTGctttattttatactttctggtagtcctttttttttttttttttttgtttttttttttccccaacctcTGTTCTGCTCGTTGTGTGTCTGGTATGACTCATTTGGCAGCTCATCTCTATGACCTTCATGATCACACAGACTTAAGTTTTGAAAGTCATATGTCAGACTAGTTTCTTGACCCCTTTGTCTTTCAAGACCTATGTGAAATAATATCCTGTCAAAGatctatatgtacagtaatccctcctccatcgcgggggttgcgttccagaaccccccgcgaaaggtgaaaatccgcgaagtagaagccatatgttcatatggttatttttatatattttaagcccttataaactctcccacactattataaacatttcccgcacaattatacagcataaaccctttgtattctcatagatattaggtaagattcattgaaattatgtatgtaaacacagtttatatacagtaaaacctaaatattattttaaagatatcgagcgtctccgatatcacatatgttacagccattacgacagacaggccaccagcaataaatacgtacaatgcaagagaaattgtatacagtaaaatgtgtgtacagtgacactaaactatgtacatgtaataagtactgtacgtagataattaattatggttactcaccaacaatgacacgacaacttgtctgataacgatgagtttaattttactgcacaacaaaggatagcgttacagctcttctaaaggagcctcttcaggcgactgtgtagcaccgccgttgttcttcttccagcactcttcaatccaaatccctaaagcagattccatccagactactgccttatcacatccacttacaactcgttttgcgccctggttaaaggacactgcggccgtagatcttatatgcttttcctcctttttaaataaaaagaatcgtggactcattgatgccgtaatggtgtcctgcagcggtgtagctgttcccttccttcaccatatccaaaacttttaccttttctgcaatcatttgcatcttctgttggcgcttggacatggcccctgaagcagtagcaagagcacgttaatgctgaatgagtgagatgagacttcctggttaatgcagcactccgtcgctgagccaatcagcagcacacaggtacttaactgcatgctctgattgggtagcttctcagccatctgccaatagcatctcttgtatgaaatcaactgggcaaaccaactgaggaagcaagtaccagaagtaaaaagacccattgtccgcagaaacccgcgaagcagcgaaaaatccacgttatatatttagatatgcttacatataaaatccgctatagagtgaagccgcgaaagtcgaagcgcaatatagcgagggattactgtactatgccTCCAAATTGGGTTTCTCAACCCTCtattgaatattttttctttcttagttGCAGATCTGGGGTGATGTACAAGTGTGGCGACAGGCAGCAACACAGGTGTTCTTTGCCCTTGGCCTTGGTTTTGGCAGTGTGATTGCTTATTCCAGCTACAATAGCCACAACAATAATTGCCACTTTGATGCCATCCTTGTCTCCTTCATCAACTTCATGACTTCAGTTCTTGCATCATTGGTGGTATTTGCAGTCCTGGGCTTCCGGGCCAATGTTATTGTGAAGGACTGTGTGGAAAAGTGAGTATGCTAGTCAGTGAAGAAAATAGTTTGGGGGAACTGGCTACaagacactttttaaatttatttgtacTGTGAATATATAAAGTCCCTCATTTGGTGGATAACTCCTACATGAGTTAATTGGAAGAAAGAAGAGGGAAACACTATAGAATGTGCATGCATGAAGGAAGTTTAGTTGATTGGAGGCTAACCCTATTATAGTTTAAACACAGTTACTTTTCTCATTGTCCTTAATGTAAGCCTGACTTACAGAAAAAGTCCTGTCCTTCAGAGggtgatatatgtgtgtgtctctctggtgCAGAAACCTTGAGCACTTTTCAATGCTGATGAAAATGGGCTCTATAAACATAAGCCAAGTCATCACTCCTAATGTAAGTGCCACTGTGCAGGAGTACCAGTTGTGGTATGAGCAACATCAGGATGTCCTAAAAGGTATCCCGCTTGAGCGCTGCAGCTTAGAGAAGGAGATGAACAAAGTAAGCACCTTTCTCtttcttggttttatttttattcatcacagATTGTTGTAATATGTTTAActttcctcttctctctttcgATACACTTCTAACTTCACTTCTATAGTATATGTCTATCTCATtcattctgttcatttatttattaatttatataggtGAGGGGTAGGCAAAGTCGGTCCTAGAGTGTCctagtggcttcaggtttttgttccaacttaaTAGCTTAATTAGAAACCACTCCTTGCCAATTAAAAATCTTTTGTAAATTTATGACTTCTTAATGTCTTCATTCTGAAGCGGATTAATAATTTTTagaccttaacttttttttttcctcttcagttTCTATATTATTATGTTATTCCCCTCTGGTTACTCTTATTTTCTTTCCTAGGGATTATGTGATCTTACCAGGTTCATTACAGGATTGCTCTACTCTCACACTTTGAaattaatacacacatacatagatatacaaaTACGCACAGACACTAACCACACTTTAACTCACTCAAGTATTGTATGAATAACACAAACAGTCTGCTTTCCCTACTACTCTAAGAGGCTTACTTATCATATGCACGAACCATGTGCAACAtcttagatatatctcagaccttaaatattacctttggtctccaagaatatattcaaaacataaaaagGCTCAACATGTCTGGCTATAGGTCATTTATCAACCAGTGAATGTATTTCTTTAACTCACTGTTCATTAAGTGAAAGAGCTCTAATTCCTTAGTTcaataaaatcttgcagtttggatcatatggcacttccatactgctccaggtgctccaaaaAATAATTGTACTTCATTACTTCAATCACTCGGTATAGAAAGATGAAAAAAGTTGgtatttattaatgaataataataagtaatagacaATAAGAGCAATAGTAAAGGCTGGATATGTATAGTTTtttaaaaagcttactgaaaggaattaagagatgtcaaggatgaatgtcccagggcagcATTGATTTAGCAGTTGGTGTTCATGAAATGCCGTTAACCGACGATCGGATGAAACTGGTCACACAcgtctttgtgttcttttctgaTGTCTCTTTTCTGACATCTCAGAAgaggcatatttattaaattCTACATGGGTTTCATAAcacgtgattgttagatattcagaTTGGcaggctgtcaatatgatggaagAATTCATCAAGATGAAGTAAATTTGGATTCAAGATGATAGGTGTTTTCAAGAGCTTGTCTGGCCAGAGGTGAAGTAAGAGAATTACAGGAGGTGTTGGAAAGGAATTTTGCATTAGCATTGTAGTAGAAGGTGGAACAGCCATCCCACGTGTTAGGAAGGTCCAGAAGGGATAGCAGTTTGTTTTTTCTCATCCTTTTATTACTTTGTGTTCTCCTACTACAGTATTATATAACCCttcaatgtatttattattgttaggtcaaacttatttttgtatgttttgtcaTCCTTGATCTCATTCTAGATGTGATGAGAGTAATTGATTTAATGTGATACTCATTCAGATATGTTATGTAATCAGTGgccatttttgtaaattattatttttttcttccttcacttGTATACAGTGGCATACAAAAGTTTGggtacccttgcttaaaatgtctgttactgtgaaagGTCTGGGACCTTGGTAAAAGTTATCTGAGATCTCCGATATCTTAGTGTGCCCAGTatgtcctttccttttttcattgtacaattgtacaaaccAAAACCAATACACTagtcttgcataaaatgctgaaaagaaattgCCATCTTTAGCTTTATgctgatcagttcatcttctgctcacttaactattcacagtaacagacattttaagcaagagtgcccaaacctttgcatgccactgtatagtAAGTCGATTATAATGGTTTAATATGAGATTGGACATTTTAGCTTGCATATAAAGGTATGTAACAAATATTGAGAGTTGGGGTCTGCCTCAAAACTGCCATGGTCCTGTCTTAGAAAGATAATATGATGGGGGGACCCATAAATTCCCAAAGCTGATAAGTAGCATGAGAGTAGGGTGTAGTTATTGACTATGCCATTAAGTATCAGACAATTACAGTCTTGTTAGTCAGTCAGCTGACTGATTAACATATTAACATCACACATGTTGTCagtcaaaggttttttttttttttttttttttttttttttttttttttaaagagaaaaccCAATGTGGTTGTTACTTTCCTCCCCTCATATTTGACAGATGTTGCTCCCTGTGActcgaggaaaaaaaaatacataaatattaaggCTGTCAGACCTGAAGTTTGCTTAGCCAACAGGACTTGCTTAATTTTTACAGGGTGTGGAAGGAACAGGTTTGGCTTTCATTGCGTTCACAGAAGCCATGAGCCTATTTCCAGCATCTCCTTTCTGGTCTGTACTCTTCTTCCTGATGCTGCTGAACTTGGGCCTGAGCACCATGTTTGGGAACATGCAGGGCATTCTAACTCCGCTTATTGACAACTTCTCAGCTCTGCGCAGGAGGAGGACACTTTTGACAGGTCAGTGGGGTGCTGGGAAAATTTGTATTGATAAATGTATTAGTTAAGTGATTGGTATATTTTTCTTAGTTTGAACTATGAGCTTTGCTTGGTCACGGTTAGGGTGATAAGATTTTCCAGGAATTTATACAAGATGAGGGAGTGGGTTCTGCTCAATTTGGGTTACTTCTAatatatggatttttttctttttcatattttagaacAGTAATAGTATTAGAAGATAAACTCATATTTTCCCCTCTTGTTTTAACACTGCTAGTACTTCTAAAAGCTTCAAAGAACTTAAAATAACCCCACCACACTTATACAAATGGTTGCTCATATTGATTGTGGTAAAGCCATGGGTATTTAACATTAGCatgaaaagagaataaaaaagaaacacacaggcTTGTAGATGAAAAATCAGTATtagcttacattttattattcagttttccaTTTTCCAATTCCCCCAGATCCACCCTGTTTTGTTTAGTGGCATCTTTCAGTATGTTGTGCAACCACCCACCAtcccttttcatttttcaatgaaACAACCTCTGTAACaaaacagatatttaaaaaataacatttttaaaaatgaacaagttATGCTAACTTAGTGAACCGTAGTGCATCAATGGCAATGTGTCAGACAAGTAAAACAGTGATGCTAACAACAGGGTAGGGGGAAAAAGCCAGCTACCTCAATTACAAACTCAAAAAATGTAACTGATTCAGTCAGCAGTGTTTTTGACAGTGTCAGCAGCAGTTGTGCTACAATTTAACAAAGATGGTTTCAAAAACGTTATTTCATAGCTGAAGATGCTGGGCTTGTCATTCTGGGTTTGAAggctatattttatatttcttgcaAGGTCTTATCAAAGTCACTTTTTCATGGATTGCACATTGCTAAAGTAAACCGTCTTTACAAAGCGCACACCTATGCCATCCTGCACTGGCAATCATAAAACATCTGCTATGTCAGATTATGTTCCCATATTGAATACCACTGGAGAGATAGGTGGTTAAACTTGGTGCACCAATGTGTGAAGCAAGCAGCAGTATCCACAGAATGGTGCCTGCAGATATAACTGCAATGTGAAATTATACATTGTCTAAAATACAGAGCAAAGAAAGACTTTTAAGAACATGCTGTGATACCTAATTTTTGACTGATCCTGTTTATGAGATTGTTTGGGAAATGCAAGATGTCTGATCACACTGCTCAGAGAAAATGAAGTAAATTTCAAGTTCTGATaagcttcttttctctttctgtacAGTGTTAAGTTGCCTCCTGGGATTCCTTATTGGCCTGCTATTTGTCCAGCGCTGTGGTAGCTATTTTGTCACAATGTTTGATGACTACTCGGCCACTCTTCCACTCATTATCGTTGTAGTGTTTGAGACCatcagtgtgtcctgggtctatGGAGCTGAGCGGTGAGGATAagagttttgtcttgtttgatcCTGTGAATTATTTGGCACTTGCTTCTGAAAGCCACATATGGTAAAGAGCTAaccatttatttgattatttctatttttgtcaaTCAGATTTATAGATGATATTGAAGGGATGTTGGCATGGCGCCCACCAGTAGTGTATAAATACCTGTGGAAATATATCTGCCTTATTGGTATGGTAGGCCTGCTTCTTGCCAGTCTGATCCAAATGTGTATCCAGCACCCCACTTATAGGGCATGGAATGTCTCACAGGTAATAATTAATGTCACTTTTATATATCATGTTTTTTTGTCCTAGTTTGAGTCACTGTGAACCTCTTATTTCTTGCAAATTGTAAGTTAGAACATTTTTGTATGGCCAAACAATTAGATGTGTTCAAGAAGCTTTGAATGTTGTGGAATATAATATaaactgttcataaaaattaatggagcacttaaatcacacatcagataTCGAGGAACAATATTAAAGTGGAAAATATTTACTGTGTAATTcactgagaacaaaatgatgtaacaatggtcagtggaaaccaaaatcactaaCTCATTGAatgctggattcaacatcacactgaaaataagagtcaaaaattgaaatcatagGCTGAACCAATCtgcatgaatttcatcatggcaactcgTAACATAACTTGGTAGTGTGTATGGTGTCCATGTTCCTGTATGCACTCCCGACAATGTCTAAACATGTTCCTGATGAGAcgagggatctcctcccagtcCTGGATCAGAACGTTAGTGCCCTCCTGGACATTTTGTGGTGCTAATTGCTGGTGTTGAATGCAC includes these proteins:
- the slc6a16a gene encoding sodium-dependent neutral amino acid transporter B(0)AT2, producing the protein MEKSRCPVEEGDGLGLAESSTGLIADTSDGTLPVYDAPSTRPTWGNKMQYILAQVGFSVGLGNVWRFPYLCHQNGGGAFLLLYFLLLVIIGIPLFFLELAAGQSIRQGSIGVWKHISPRLAGIGFASCVVCSFVALYYNVIIAWSLFYLGNSFQYSLPWESCPSMANSSNLVPECTQSSPTTYFWYRQALDITDSIEDTGSFNPIMIGCLFAAWVIVCLAMIKGIKSSGKVMYFSSVFPYVVLFCFLVRGLLLEGAADGIRYMFYPRLQIWGDVQVWRQAATQVFFALGLGFGSVIAYSSYNSHNNNCHFDAILVSFINFMTSVLASLVVFAVLGFRANVIVKDCVEKNLEHFSMLMKMGSINISQVITPNVSATVQEYQLWYEQHQDVLKGIPLERCSLEKEMNKGVEGTGLAFIAFTEAMSLFPASPFWSVLFFLMLLNLGLSTMFGNMQGILTPLIDNFSALRRRRTLLTVLSCLLGFLIGLLFVQRCGSYFVTMFDDYSATLPLIIVVVFETISVSWVYGAERFIDDIEGMLAWRPPVVYKYLWKYICLIGMVGLLLASLIQMCIQHPTYRAWNVSQAEEVTLQYPPWGMVVLIGLILLASLPIPALFIRQLVREYVGWPDADPTQTSHNYYAEVYTKCSTDPDTAQIAEQAAEEMDEATRENGFFVRENEEYKLLPQEEGTDGQAEFPWTATTGL